One genomic segment of Catalinimonas alkaloidigena includes these proteins:
- a CDS encoding OmpH family outer membrane protein — protein sequence MKLKTLFVSAILTLLVVGAQAQDNLKIAYVDTDYILTQMPEAKQIQSELQAYQRQLQNKISATMQGFQQQYQEYQQGAATMTDQARQTKEQELQELQQQIQQDQQEAQLSLQRKENELLQPVYEKIQTNIDKVAEQNGYTHIFSSGVAGNPILLYVKNQEEADISDKVLQAMGITPTPANSGGNN from the coding sequence ATGAAGCTTAAAACTCTATTTGTAAGTGCGATATTAACCCTGCTTGTAGTTGGAGCGCAGGCACAAGATAATTTGAAAATCGCGTATGTAGATACTGATTATATCTTAACACAAATGCCTGAAGCCAAGCAAATACAATCAGAATTACAGGCTTATCAGCGTCAATTACAGAATAAAATTAGTGCTACTATGCAGGGCTTTCAACAGCAATATCAGGAATACCAGCAGGGCGCAGCCACTATGACTGATCAGGCACGTCAGACAAAAGAACAGGAACTACAGGAACTACAACAGCAGATTCAGCAGGACCAGCAGGAAGCTCAGCTTTCATTGCAGCGTAAAGAAAATGAACTGCTTCAACCTGTATACGAAAAAATACAGACTAATATTGATAAAGTGGCTGAGCAAAATGGTTATACGCATATATTTAGCTCCGGAGTAGCAGGTAATCCTATACTGTTGTATGTGAAAAATCAGGAAGAAGCGGATATTTCCGATAAAGTGTTACAGGCGATGGGAATTACCCCTACCCCAGCCAATAGCGGAGGAAATAACTAA
- a CDS encoding MFS transporter, whose protein sequence is MNENLDKKALFYGSCFALITTGFTFSIRAGILPELGQQFDLSGEQLGFINSMWFLGFPISMILGGLFYHTFGPKNIMTVAFVAHTLGILLTIYAGGYVGLLVSTLFIGFGNGCTEAACNPMIADMYSGVQMNKMLNRFHMWFPGGIVVGSLISKFMTDFGLGWEAQMWIIMIPTIIYAFLFFGKAFPKPKVEGATSLTENFKAMLSPVYLFLIVCMSLTAISEFGPQQWVSIVLSSSGAEPMLLLALTTGMMAFGRFFAGPVVGKFGQTGVLLGGSILAAIGIYLFSIVTGPMAYVAAIIYAFGICYFWPVMVGAVAQRVPLSSALGMSIIGGVGMFSSVIWQPIIGSWIDSSRAEYVGEGLTGNALELATGQDVMQNMIAFPGILIVLFTIFFFWQKNTKKTDKTPTEVTSAEAAT, encoded by the coding sequence ATGAACGAGAACCTAGACAAAAAAGCCTTATTCTATGGGAGTTGCTTTGCGCTCATTACTACAGGCTTTACCTTTTCAATAAGAGCAGGAATATTACCAGAACTTGGTCAGCAATTTGACCTTAGTGGCGAACAGTTAGGATTTATCAATTCTATGTGGTTTTTAGGTTTTCCCATTTCAATGATTCTTGGAGGTCTATTCTACCACACTTTTGGCCCTAAGAATATAATGACAGTTGCTTTTGTAGCACATACCTTAGGAATTTTACTAACCATTTATGCAGGTGGTTATGTAGGGCTGTTGGTTTCTACATTATTTATTGGTTTTGGTAATGGATGTACAGAGGCAGCATGTAATCCCATGATTGCGGATATGTATTCCGGTGTTCAAATGAACAAAATGCTGAATCGTTTTCATATGTGGTTTCCCGGAGGTATAGTCGTAGGATCACTTATTTCTAAGTTTATGACTGATTTTGGCCTAGGATGGGAAGCTCAGATGTGGATCATTATGATACCTACAATCATATATGCCTTTTTATTCTTTGGAAAAGCATTTCCTAAGCCCAAAGTGGAAGGAGCTACTTCTCTTACAGAAAACTTTAAGGCGATGTTAAGCCCGGTTTACCTTTTCTTGATCGTCTGCATGTCGCTTACTGCGATCTCAGAGTTTGGGCCACAGCAGTGGGTGAGTATAGTGTTGAGTAGTAGTGGTGCTGAACCTATGTTATTGCTAGCACTTACCACGGGTATGATGGCATTCGGAAGATTTTTTGCCGGTCCAGTAGTAGGTAAATTCGGTCAGACAGGAGTTTTACTTGGAGGGTCAATATTGGCGGCCATAGGAATTTATCTATTTAGTATAGTTACAGGCCCTATGGCCTATGTGGCAGCGATCATTTATGCCTTTGGTATTTGCTATTTCTGGCCGGTGATGGTAGGAGCAGTAGCACAAAGAGTACCTTTGAGTAGTGCATTGGGTATGTCTATTATTGGTGGAGTTGGCATGTTTTCTTCCGTGATTTGGCAGCCTATTATCGGAAGCTGGATTGATAGCTCAAGAGCAGAATATGTGGGAGAAGGACTTACAGGAAATGCTTTAGAGCTAGCTACCGGTCAGGATGTTATGCAGAATATGATAGCGTTTCCAGGAATATTGATCGTCTTATTTACCATATTTTTCTTCTGGCAGAAAAACACAAAGAAAACAGATAAGACACCTACTGAGGTCACTTCTGCCGAAGCTGCGACATAA
- a CDS encoding OmpH family outer membrane protein has protein sequence MCAALQTHEVYAQKFGYYNSDFVLEKMPEYQEAQTQIDQLADEWQKEIQAKQQEIDEMYSELKAEEVLLTEEMRTERLETIHQMENKLKEYTQKVFGFEGLLYLKKQELIKPVLDEVFEAVEKVANQHKLQIVFDKSGDMVMTYTDPIHDYTDYVLDELGLGEKEDVIR, from the coding sequence TTGTGCGCTGCTTTGCAGACCCATGAGGTATATGCTCAGAAGTTTGGGTACTACAACTCTGATTTTGTGCTGGAGAAAATGCCTGAGTATCAGGAGGCACAGACTCAGATAGATCAGCTAGCGGATGAGTGGCAGAAAGAAATTCAGGCTAAGCAGCAGGAGATAGATGAGATGTATAGTGAGCTTAAAGCTGAGGAGGTATTGCTGACGGAAGAGATGCGAACAGAGCGTCTGGAAACTATTCATCAAATGGAAAATAAGCTGAAAGAATATACCCAAAAGGTGTTTGGATTTGAAGGTTTATTGTATCTCAAGAAGCAGGAACTGATTAAGCCAGTGCTAGATGAAGTTTTTGAAGCAGTTGAAAAAGTAGCAAATCAACATAAACTCCAGATTGTATTTGACAAGTCAGGAGATATGGTGATGACTTATACAGATCCTATTCATGATTATACAGACTATGTTCTGGATGAATTAGGTTTGGGAGAAAAAGAAGATGTGATTCGCTAA
- a CDS encoding BamA/OMP85 family outer membrane protein, which produces MKKLPLLILTILCIAINTVAVNTVSAQIGVGRRTQSQPQAQTSDVDYAEPQEYEIAEITVAGAKVLNENALISLSGLEVGDRIMVPGPAISDAIKKLWKQKILGDIKISYSKIEGDKIHLVIELAEKPRLSKINLTGINSSQETEITEDLTLIRGQIVDDALINRAKNTVAEFFIDKGYLNVEVEVARDLDTLLTNNVVLNIDVDKKEKVKIKRINIRGDEVFSEKKLEGKMKNTNEKVRFTLVEDLVSRLVHLTPSKAFNFLTKQQDPIGFPDAKEYLDEHVKLNFFNGSKFIEEDYEADKKALIDFYNSKGYRDAVIVSDSIYKSGENTINVDITVNEGQRYYFRDIIWTGNYIYDNQTLARVLGIEKGDVYDLENLNKRLNFNPTGADVSSLYMDNGYLFFNVQPVEVSIEDDSIDVEMRIFEGEQATISKIIISGNDRTNDHVIRREIRTVPGQKFSRSDLIRTQRELSQLGYFDPEQIGINPIPNPADGTVDIEYKLVERPSDQIELSGGWGGYYGFVGTLGLVFNNFSVRNIPHFDRWRPLPVGDGQKLSLRIQSSGRVFQSYSATFSEPWLGGRKPHNLTIGLSRTISNPGASVFYAGAVEQSIKISNASIGIGRRVKWPDDFFTISNTLQFRQYDTYNYNLGIGLSSGTFNNFSLSNVIARNSIDSPMFPRRGSSISLEASFTPPYSWFKDLDYSTMEPNERYKFLEYHRWMFDAKYYMPLAENLVLNMNMHFGLFGSYGAGINSPFERFSMGGAGMAGQNFIVAQELIGLRGYPDNRIEPVDPETGVEGGIAYNKYALELRYLISPNPSATIYVLGFVEGGNNFSDYNKYNPFDLYKSAGVGARIFMPAFGLLGIDWGYGFDELTYPSGEIRPPGPEFHFRIGQQIR; this is translated from the coding sequence ATGAAAAAACTACCTTTATTAATACTCACTATATTATGCATTGCTATCAATACAGTAGCTGTGAATACAGTAAGTGCTCAGATTGGTGTAGGAAGAAGAACTCAGTCACAGCCTCAAGCACAAACTTCAGACGTTGATTACGCTGAACCTCAGGAATACGAAATTGCTGAAATTACAGTAGCTGGAGCCAAAGTACTGAATGAAAATGCTTTAATATCTTTGTCCGGCCTGGAAGTGGGTGACCGCATTATGGTGCCCGGTCCGGCTATCAGCGATGCTATCAAGAAGCTGTGGAAGCAGAAAATTCTCGGAGATATCAAAATTTCCTATAGCAAAATTGAGGGAGATAAAATCCATCTTGTGATTGAGTTAGCGGAGAAACCGCGCCTGAGTAAAATCAATTTGACAGGAATTAACAGCAGTCAGGAGACAGAAATTACCGAAGACCTGACCCTGATCCGCGGACAAATCGTAGATGATGCGCTAATCAATCGTGCCAAAAATACAGTAGCAGAGTTTTTTATTGATAAAGGATACTTGAATGTTGAAGTAGAAGTAGCACGCGACCTGGATACACTGCTTACCAACAATGTCGTCCTTAACATTGATGTAGATAAAAAGGAAAAAGTTAAAATCAAACGTATCAACATCAGAGGAGACGAGGTCTTTAGTGAAAAGAAGTTGGAAGGAAAGATGAAGAACACCAACGAAAAGGTGCGTTTCACACTGGTGGAAGATTTGGTAAGCAGATTAGTACACCTTACCCCTTCAAAAGCATTTAATTTTTTGACCAAACAACAGGACCCGATTGGCTTTCCTGATGCTAAAGAGTATCTGGATGAACATGTTAAGCTGAATTTCTTCAATGGTTCAAAATTTATAGAAGAAGATTATGAAGCCGATAAAAAAGCGCTGATTGACTTTTATAACTCAAAAGGATACCGCGATGCTGTAATCGTTTCAGACAGTATTTACAAATCGGGTGAAAATACCATCAATGTAGATATTACAGTAAATGAAGGGCAGCGTTACTATTTCCGTGATATCATCTGGACAGGTAATTATATATACGATAACCAGACCCTGGCCAGGGTCTTGGGAATTGAAAAAGGAGATGTATACGATCTGGAGAACCTGAACAAGAGACTGAACTTTAACCCTACAGGTGCTGATGTAAGCTCTCTTTATATGGACAATGGCTATCTTTTCTTTAATGTACAGCCAGTGGAAGTAAGCATTGAGGATGATTCTATTGATGTGGAAATGCGTATTTTTGAAGGAGAGCAAGCCACTATCAGTAAAATTATTATTAGTGGTAATGATCGTACCAATGATCATGTTATTCGCCGCGAGATTCGCACAGTTCCCGGACAAAAGTTTAGTCGTAGTGATTTGATTCGTACCCAGCGTGAACTTTCACAGTTAGGTTATTTTGATCCTGAGCAGATAGGCATCAACCCTATCCCTAACCCGGCGGATGGTACTGTAGATATAGAATATAAACTGGTAGAAAGACCCAGTGATCAGATTGAACTCTCCGGAGGTTGGGGAGGCTATTATGGCTTTGTAGGTACGCTCGGTCTGGTGTTTAATAACTTCTCAGTTAGAAATATACCTCATTTTGATCGCTGGAGACCTCTACCGGTAGGCGATGGGCAAAAGCTCTCACTTAGGATACAATCCAGCGGACGTGTGTTCCAGAGCTATTCAGCAACATTCTCTGAGCCTTGGTTGGGAGGAAGAAAACCTCATAACCTCACCATTGGACTTTCCAGAACAATCTCTAATCCAGGAGCTTCGGTTTTTTATGCTGGGGCGGTTGAGCAATCCATCAAGATTTCAAATGCTAGCATCGGTATTGGCAGAAGAGTAAAGTGGCCGGATGATTTCTTCACGATAAGCAACACTTTGCAGTTCCGTCAATACGATACCTATAACTATAATTTAGGGATAGGATTATCTTCAGGAACGTTCAATAATTTCTCCTTATCCAATGTCATCGCCAGAAATAGTATAGATAGCCCTATGTTCCCCAGACGTGGCTCATCTATCTCACTGGAAGCCAGCTTTACGCCTCCTTACTCCTGGTTTAAGGATCTGGACTATAGCACCATGGAACCCAATGAGCGGTATAAGTTTTTAGAATATCACCGCTGGATGTTTGATGCCAAGTACTACATGCCGCTGGCAGAGAATCTGGTGCTGAATATGAATATGCACTTCGGGCTGTTTGGGTCTTATGGAGCAGGTATTAACTCTCCCTTTGAAAGGTTCTCAATGGGAGGTGCAGGTATGGCTGGGCAAAACTTTATCGTAGCCCAGGAACTAATTGGCTTAAGAGGTTATCCCGATAACAGAATTGAGCCTGTTGACCCGGAAACTGGTGTAGAAGGAGGTATTGCTTACAATAAATATGCATTGGAGCTCCGTTACCTGATTTCGCCTAACCCATCTGCTACCATCTATGTATTAGGCTTTGTAGAAGGAGGTAATAATTTCTCCGATTACAATAAGTACAATCCTTTTGACTTATATAAATCTGCCGGTGTAGGTGCGCGTATATTTATGCCTGCTTTTGGATTATTAGGTATTGACTGGGGATATGGCTTTGATGAATTGACTTATCCCAGTGGAGAAATTCGCCCTCCCGGACCAGAATTCCACTTCCGTATTGGGCAACAAATCAGATAA
- a CDS encoding RagB/SusD family nutrient uptake outer membrane protein, with translation MKNILRKKITYLTIFGVLLSAIACNEDEFLDVPVTGQVSGPQLLTEDGLNGLLIGVYAALNGDTNLGWFSGQANWLWGSIRGGDANKGSDAGDFNTIIPYARFEQTPSDQLGTNKWNGSYEGISRANIFLSNLASFEGLADDAKAALEAEARFLRGLYYFELRRLFLNVPWIDETMTDAEAALVPNTAEIWPNIEAEFQFAMNNLPETQSEVGRANKWAAAAFLARTYLYQDKFAEAKTLFDDIIANGQTSNGLKYGLVENFEDVFKGPNENHKETVFAFQAAANTGDINNTNHEIAMNYPYNTGPAGPGECCGFFQPSFELVNSYRTTASGLPLLDGSYNAPANAVNDDYGILSSEPFTEDQGPLDPRLDHSIGRRGIQFLDWQEHPGDAWIRDQGFAGPYTQKKYSYYEADKGTYQDGSSWTPGYHSINFMIMRFADVLLMAAEAEIEAGSLEKAREYVNMVRERAGNSVVINPETGEPEANYVIATYDTPWGSQEEARAAVRFERKLELALEGVRSFDLVRWGYS, from the coding sequence ATGAAAAATATATTAAGAAAGAAGATTACCTATCTTACAATCTTTGGTGTGCTCTTAAGCGCCATTGCTTGTAATGAAGATGAGTTTCTGGATGTTCCCGTTACCGGGCAGGTGTCCGGTCCTCAGCTGCTGACGGAAGATGGCCTTAACGGGCTTTTGATTGGGGTGTACGCTGCATTGAATGGAGATACCAACCTGGGCTGGTTTAGTGGACAAGCCAACTGGCTGTGGGGAAGCATTCGTGGGGGAGATGCTAATAAAGGTTCGGATGCGGGTGACTTTAACACGATCATTCCTTATGCCCGCTTTGAGCAAACGCCCAGTGATCAGTTGGGAACAAACAAGTGGAATGGTAGCTATGAAGGTATCTCCCGCGCGAATATCTTTCTAAGTAACCTTGCCTCTTTTGAAGGCCTTGCCGATGATGCTAAAGCTGCGCTTGAAGCGGAAGCAAGATTTCTGAGAGGTCTTTATTACTTTGAACTTAGAAGATTGTTCCTCAATGTTCCGTGGATAGATGAGACCATGACCGATGCTGAAGCAGCATTAGTACCTAATACCGCGGAGATCTGGCCCAATATCGAGGCTGAATTCCAGTTTGCCATGAATAACCTTCCTGAAACTCAAAGCGAAGTAGGAAGAGCAAATAAGTGGGCGGCTGCTGCTTTCCTTGCCAGAACATATCTGTATCAGGATAAATTTGCAGAAGCTAAAACGCTATTTGACGATATTATTGCGAATGGACAAACTTCTAATGGTTTGAAGTACGGTTTAGTAGAAAACTTTGAAGATGTCTTCAAAGGACCGAATGAAAACCATAAAGAAACAGTATTTGCTTTCCAGGCGGCAGCCAATACCGGGGATATCAATAATACCAATCATGAGATTGCGATGAACTATCCCTACAATACCGGTCCTGCTGGTCCGGGAGAGTGCTGCGGCTTTTTCCAGCCTAGCTTTGAGTTAGTAAACTCATATCGCACTACCGCCAGTGGTCTACCTTTATTGGATGGTTCTTATAATGCCCCTGCGAATGCAGTGAATGATGACTACGGAATATTGTCATCGGAGCCGTTTACAGAAGATCAGGGCCCTCTGGATCCTCGTCTGGATCATAGCATAGGGCGCCGTGGTATCCAGTTTTTAGATTGGCAGGAGCATCCTGGTGATGCGTGGATTCGTGACCAGGGTTTTGCGGGGCCTTATACGCAGAAAAAATACTCCTATTATGAAGCTGATAAGGGAACCTATCAGGACGGAAGTTCTTGGACTCCCGGTTACCACTCTATCAATTTCATGATCATGCGCTTTGCAGATGTATTGCTCATGGCTGCTGAAGCTGAGATAGAAGCTGGTAGTCTGGAGAAAGCACGTGAATACGTAAATATGGTCAGAGAAAGAGCGGGTAACAGCGTTGTGATAAATCCTGAAACAGGTGAGCCGGAAGCAAATTATGTCATTGCAACCTATGATACTCCTTGGGGAAGCCAGGAAGAAGCTCGCGCTGCTGTACGCTTTGAAAGAAAACTCGAATTAGCACTGGAAGGTGTACGCTCTTTTGACTTGGTACGCTGGGGGTATAGCTGA
- a CDS encoding TonB-dependent receptor: MMRISTGFRLLLTMFLSVAVSTLLYAQEKTVSGTVTDGETGEALPGVNVLVKGTTQGTVTDIEGQYRLSVPSDAAVLVFSSIGYSSEEVNIGNQNTIDLAMLPDVQALSEIVVTGYSTEERKDVTGAVTTVEAEQLQAVPSGNVEQQLQGRVSGVTVITNGQPGTTSIVRVRGFGSFGGNEPLYIVDGVPVDNTQFLQPDDIESTTVLKDAAAASIYGARAAGGVIVYTTKKGKKDGSFKVTYNGVTGVTQPGKVENILSPQEEADWTWQAFRNTAWQLDENPTFDHPQYGTGPNPILPDYINVGGASGVIGSVDLEAERANYNIDPAAGPIYQVVRANQQGTNWWDEITRPAMLNRHTLGFSGGTERSAYYISLGLQDQEGILLNQRLRRYTFRVNSEHNLTDRIRIGENIQATYYSVLGLTGGDGGRGAANSENDFLQAFRMPAIIPVYDEYGGYAGTAASGFNNPRNPVANRQRIKDNSGYSILGFGNVYAEIDILEDLTFRSSLGGGYSNSYSNFYGPPQYENSENNSTFNYGENASAFLNWTFTNTLRYEKTINRHTFNLLGGVEALDTGTGRFMGGSGQNPSFSDPNYITLSNTSNRQVNSTYIRGVRFFSYFGSAKYIYDDKYIVNGVIRRDGSSRFGEESRFGVFPAFSAAWRISEESFMSGVTFIDDLKIRGGWGEMGNSNNVDPNNQFSLFAAGLGRSFYDIGGSNGSVAEGFYRSRVGNPEARWETAVTSNIGFDGSFFGGSLDLVLDIWRKDTEDLLYQLPLPAVTGPQASAPAVNIADMRNEGIDLQVISRFTPVSDLNFEVTANAGFLRNEIVAIAPNVPFFEGGGTRFGNVVRNQPGQPMSSYFGYNVVGLYQNQEEVDNSPEQLGKGVGRFRYEDTNGDGVITPDDRTYLGDPVPDFTGGLNLKVNYRNWDFETYLYVSAGFENYHFAKWFTDFYPSFTGAAKGVNVKDSFVPQELGGNGGNTVPIYENVSNFSTNTQSNSYFVEDGSYARLTNLQIGYNFPDYMLEPIGIDRLRLYVQATNLFTITNYSGLDPGVGGQADTNFGLDIGNPPVTRGFNVGVNLGF; this comes from the coding sequence ATGATGAGAATTTCTACTGGTTTTAGGTTGCTCCTGACCATGTTTTTGAGTGTCGCAGTAAGTACATTACTGTATGCGCAAGAGAAAACAGTATCAGGGACAGTAACCGACGGAGAAACAGGTGAAGCCCTGCCTGGAGTAAACGTATTAGTAAAAGGTACTACACAAGGTACTGTGACTGATATTGAAGGGCAATACAGACTTTCAGTACCAAGCGATGCAGCCGTCTTGGTTTTTAGCTCAATAGGCTACTCGAGCGAAGAGGTAAATATTGGAAACCAAAACACAATTGATTTGGCAATGCTACCTGATGTACAGGCGCTAAGCGAAATCGTAGTAACAGGTTATTCAACGGAAGAGCGTAAGGATGTAACAGGTGCAGTAACTACCGTAGAGGCCGAACAACTACAGGCTGTGCCTTCCGGAAACGTAGAGCAGCAGTTACAGGGTCGTGTATCTGGTGTAACCGTAATTACTAACGGACAGCCGGGCACAACCAGTATCGTACGTGTTCGTGGATTCGGATCATTTGGAGGTAACGAGCCACTCTATATTGTGGACGGGGTTCCAGTAGATAATACACAGTTTTTACAGCCTGACGATATTGAGTCAACTACAGTGCTTAAAGATGCTGCGGCTGCCTCCATATATGGAGCAAGAGCAGCAGGGGGTGTGATTGTATATACTACTAAGAAAGGTAAGAAAGATGGAAGCTTCAAAGTTACATATAATGGTGTTACTGGCGTTACACAACCAGGCAAAGTAGAAAATATTCTGAGCCCTCAGGAAGAAGCAGACTGGACCTGGCAGGCTTTCCGCAATACCGCCTGGCAATTAGACGAGAATCCTACTTTTGATCATCCTCAATATGGTACTGGTCCTAATCCTATCCTGCCTGATTATATCAATGTAGGTGGAGCAAGTGGTGTAATAGGAAGTGTTGATCTGGAAGCGGAAAGGGCTAATTATAATATTGATCCTGCTGCGGGTCCTATTTACCAGGTGGTAAGAGCAAATCAGCAAGGCACGAACTGGTGGGATGAAATTACCAGGCCTGCTATGTTGAACAGACATACTTTAGGGTTTTCAGGAGGAACAGAAAGAAGTGCATATTACATAAGCTTAGGTTTACAAGATCAGGAAGGTATTTTGTTGAACCAAAGACTGCGCCGTTATACATTCAGAGTAAACTCTGAACATAATTTGACAGATAGAATACGAATAGGTGAGAATATTCAGGCTACTTATTATTCAGTACTCGGCCTCACCGGTGGAGATGGTGGACGCGGAGCGGCTAACTCAGAAAATGATTTTCTTCAGGCTTTCCGTATGCCCGCTATTATTCCGGTGTATGATGAGTATGGTGGATACGCAGGTACAGCGGCTTCAGGCTTTAATAATCCCCGTAACCCGGTAGCTAACCGCCAGAGAATTAAAGATAACTCAGGCTATAGTATACTTGGCTTTGGTAATGTTTACGCGGAGATAGATATTCTGGAAGATCTTACCTTTAGAAGTAGTTTAGGTGGGGGATATAGCAATTCGTATAGTAACTTCTATGGACCGCCCCAATACGAAAACTCAGAGAACAACTCTACTTTTAACTATGGTGAAAACGCCAGTGCATTCCTTAACTGGACATTTACCAATACGCTAAGATATGAGAAGACTATTAACCGCCATACCTTTAATTTATTAGGGGGTGTGGAGGCATTAGATACTGGTACCGGCAGATTCATGGGTGGTTCAGGACAGAACCCTTCTTTCTCTGACCCTAACTATATTACACTGTCAAATACTTCTAACCGTCAGGTGAACAGTACTTATATCAGAGGTGTCAGATTCTTCTCCTACTTCGGTAGTGCTAAATATATTTATGATGATAAATATATTGTGAATGGGGTAATCAGAAGAGATGGCTCTTCACGTTTTGGTGAAGAAAGTCGTTTTGGTGTATTCCCTGCCTTTTCTGCTGCATGGAGAATCTCTGAGGAGAGCTTTATGTCAGGTGTAACCTTTATTGATGACCTGAAAATCCGTGGTGGATGGGGTGAAATGGGTAACTCAAATAATGTTGACCCTAATAACCAGTTCAGCCTTTTTGCTGCAGGCTTAGGTCGTTCATTCTACGATATTGGTGGTTCTAACGGTAGCGTGGCAGAAGGTTTCTACCGTAGTCGTGTAGGAAACCCTGAAGCAAGATGGGAAACAGCCGTGACCTCAAATATTGGTTTTGACGGTTCCTTCTTTGGTGGTAGCCTGGATTTGGTATTGGATATCTGGAGAAAAGATACTGAGGACCTTCTGTATCAATTGCCTTTACCGGCAGTAACCGGCCCACAAGCAAGTGCGCCAGCGGTAAATATCGCAGACATGAGAAATGAGGGAATTGACCTTCAGGTAATTAGCCGCTTTACACCTGTGTCTGACCTAAATTTTGAAGTAACCGCTAATGCAGGCTTCCTGAGAAATGAGATTGTTGCCATTGCTCCTAATGTGCCTTTCTTTGAAGGTGGAGGTACGCGCTTCGGTAATGTAGTACGTAACCAACCCGGACAGCCTATGTCATCTTATTTTGGCTATAATGTGGTTGGCCTTTACCAAAATCAGGAAGAAGTAGACAACTCTCCTGAGCAATTAGGAAAAGGTGTAGGCCGTTTCAGATACGAAGACACCAACGGTGATGGCGTAATTACGCCTGATGACAGAACTTATCTGGGAGATCCGGTTCCTGACTTTACTGGCGGTCTGAACTTAAAGGTAAATTACAGAAACTGGGATTTTGAGACTTATCTCTATGTGTCTGCCGGATTTGAGAATTACCATTTTGCCAAGTGGTTTACCGATTTCTATCCTTCTTTTACTGGTGCTGCTAAAGGCGTTAATGTTAAAGATTCATTTGTTCCTCAGGAGCTAGGAGGAAACGGTGGGAATACTGTGCCGATTTACGAAAACGTATCTAACTTCAGTACCAACACACAGTCTAACTCCTATTTTGTAGAAGATGGAAGCTATGCGAGGTTAACCAACCTACAAATTGGGTATAATTTCCCTGACTATATGTTGGAGCCTATCGGGATTGATAGATTAAGGTTATATGTACAGGCTACTAATTTGTTTACCATTACCAATTATTCAGGCTTAGATCCTGGAGTAGGTGGTCAGGCTGATACCAACTTTGGGCTTGATATAGGAAACCCTCCTGTGACACGTGGTTTTAATGTAGGGGTTAATTTAGGATTTTAA